Part of the Parambassis ranga chromosome 16, fParRan2.1, whole genome shotgun sequence genome, GCTTTGCTGTAACTGTAATCTGAGTACACTGGATGGATTACATGCAGGCAAACAACAATTTAGgacaattatttatatttatttattagtcagttatatttatgtatttatgtataccTGTTTCAAGGCTAAAATAATTGGTaatacacaataaaacacagatgtGCTACTGACTTGAGGAAGACTCCTTTGCTGTGCTTGCGTATCTCTCGGTGTGTAGCCCAAGGCTGCAGAAGCATCCGTCGGGGGTGCAGGCCCTCTGATTTAAAGAGCTCACTGATGTCGGATGGCAGCAAGATGTTTACACTGCTCACAGTGCCCACCTTCTCCCTTCACACACAAAGACTTGAGGATAAACACACATGTAGATGACGGCTGAATGAACACTGGAGAGAACATTTTGTCCTGTACCTGTAGATGGGGCCGAGCGTGTTGAAGGTCCTCTCCATGTGCTTGTGGAGGTTCCGGAAACGATCTTCTCTCCAGAACTTAACCAGGTTGACCCAGCCGTTCCTCCCTGTGTGAGGGATCTCCTCAAAGCGCCGCACCCGTCCATCCACACCCTTTTTCCTAACCTCTCTAACTGCACCTTTACCTCCTTCAATCTTTCCATCCACCACGGCccctgctgcagacacacaaaggcttTTTTGTGGTTGAATCCCAAGAGAACCACAAATTCCTGGTGCTCTGACAAACACAGTCACTCGTATGGACATGCTCCTCATGGTCCGAATGAGATGTGTCCATCCAGCCACTGCAGGACTGGATATTTCCCTCCTCCAGCCACCTTCACATCCTTGAATGTGTTTTATCACACAGATGACCTGATAGGTGGCGATGAGTTATGAATCCGAGTGCTGCAAGTTCAAGAGAAACACAACATTGctggagccacacacacacacacacacacacacacacacaccaattaaAGGGAAAAACAGTGTTAAGCTGCCAAAAAAGTTTTTataacaagaacaaaaacaaaattacacCAGGTTATTTGGTGGTTTCTGCTTCaggttagaaaaacaaaacaaaaacaaacttggaCTAGCATGAGACaattcacacacaaaaagtacgtcaacacaaaacaaccaaaaaagaaaataacctAAAATATCTGACTACACATGATAGATACATGTTTGGCTCAGATGTGATACAAATTTCCCATAAATATACAGAATGAGCACATTTCCTGTCATTTCAttactagtgtgtgtgtgtgtgtgtgtgtgtgtgtgtgtgtgtgtgtgtgtgtgtgtgtgtgtgtgtgtgtgtgtgaaaacgtGTGGCCCTGAGATTCCTTACTTGTGTATAGATCACCCAGTGGGATCTATATGAGTTAAAGTCTAACTACAGCAGCTTCTATGATAAAAGAAGATGATGCCCCTGCTTTAGTTATACGTATCACATTAAAATACAGCAGATGATAAACATTTGCATACTAAAGCAGATCAAATTTTTTCTTGTatacaaaaaaaacctctcaATAAGACCAGTATAACATATTTTATAATGGTGTTTCTCTAATATGTTTTTCAAGTAGTATTTTACATTACAAGATAAACTTGTCAATTAATTCATCATCCAGAAGGAAAAGTGTGAATGTTGTGGTTTCATTGTGACAGTACACAGTAAGCAGCATGTATTAATATGTCTATAAATACTAACAGGACTTAGTATCAATCATCATCTCTGTGTTTGGGTACTGATCACATGATTTTACAAGCGGCCCCGTTTGTTGGTGTAGGAGTGTAGGAGGTCCTGCTGTGCTTCCTCCCTGTGAGCGCTGCTGTGTTGAAGCTGAGGCCTTGAAAAGCGCTCAGCAGGTTGAAGCCATCATCCTTGGTTTTGGTTTTAGGATGAATAATCTTGGAAAGCTCATGGGGGAGCGACACTTTGCCTCCAACAGTCCTCAGGTGGTTTGTGTCCTTGGGGTTCTTAATCATTACGGCaaataaaggaggaggaggaggaggaggagggggaggaggaggaggaggaggagggttgaaGGGCCAAGCATGAAGACAAAATTAGAATTTGATTGGACTGGGTCTGGTGTtatgtttctctgggttttatAAAGTAGAGAAGAGTTTAGAAGTTTGATTTTCTAACTAACTGGATTAGAATTGTACACAAAATAAAGAACACAAAATGGTGTCGTGcttgaaatgtaaaaacaattaGAGCACTTGAATAGGACGTAATGATTGTATGTATTTCATTCTTATTTAGGATGTTTTTCATAACATGTGCAACATTTCTATCCAGTTTTAAaactattttcatttttttgtctctccaCATTCTGTGGAGAAATCAGAACATTAAATGTAGATATTGATGCCATTTTGTTTTCCTTAACTTTGTCTTTGAGAAATTCAGTCATAAGATAATGCTTAATGGAGGTacaacaaataaacataacaacaacaataataataatctttaaaatattaaacagaCCTACAATGACACAGTAGACTAAGGTAAAAACTAGAAAGTGAAATAACTTTGTTTCACAGAGAGTGTGGACCTGCAGAatctcagtgtgtttttgtcaaaTGAGTTATTTGAGTTGTCTCACAGACCTCAGACAGACGATATTTTCTCCTGAAGTGAGATCTCATAGCTGCTCTCTGGGCGTTCTTCTGAGCGTTCATTGCTTCCCGCAGCTTCCTGCAAACAGAAATGACACCTGCTCACTGACAGAACTCAGGTAAGGCAGCATCTCTCCAGCACAGCTGATGTGAATTAATTCAGTTCAGTTTAGCAGCTTCCTCTGATGAAAGCATACACAGACACTAACAGACAATAACATCATGTACTGTGACAGcttcaacaaaaacatcactgaATAAACACACTAATATGGTTGAAAGCAGGTGTATTACTGCTTCCGTTTCACTGTATTCATTCAGATCTCTACTCAACGGAGGACAATAATCACATTTTCCCCATTTACAAACTGCTGTTAACAGGTACTGTCAcaaatgtattatatatttttattattatatttatatggCATGAAAGTCAGACTTCCTCCACTAGATTTATTGCAGTAGCAGATGATGCTACTTCTGTTTGTAGTATCTAAATGCTTATTGCACCATGTCATAAATGATTCTGTGTCCACTCGCCTCTCCTTCTCCAGGTCTGCCTGGTACGAGCGGATGACTGATGGGTCTTTAGGATGGGCAGTCCAGAGGGGAGGGTTCTTCCCCAGCCTGCCagaacatcctcctcctcctcctcctcttcttcctctgcctctctcgtTCCTTCGTTTGGCACACAACTTCCTCTCCTTCACCCGCGACACACAGCTGGCCAGCTTCCGGATGGGCGTCCTCAACGACTTTTTCACCCTTACCACAGACTCCATGATGAGAGGGAACAACCAAACCTCTACTTCCTCAACAGATAACAGGTGCTCATATAATGGTTTCCTCCTTCGGTCATGTTGTGTTGTCCTCACAGCACAGGAGGCTCATGTCTCGCTGTAATAATTCAGGAAGAGACAACCTACCAAGGACaaggacagctgtcagacaAGGCTCAGACACATGGGCTTAGTAAAccgtctctctcacacactcacccacccacacacacacacacacctgcttacAAAGGTTACATACACAGATGAAGTGTTTATCATCTGGTGGAGatgttaaaaagagaaagatggaATCCCCACAAGGACAAAAAGTGACAAATGTCACACTAAACATTCTGAACATCACTTGTTACCATTCACATGCAAACTGTCCTGTCCACAGTTTTCTTACCACATGCAGGTGGCCCACAGCATCAAATCCTGATAAAGCAGGCAGCCAGATGGCCTTCACCAGCACTCAGTCAATCCCTGCaagctttcaaaaaaaaaaaataatcaagaaGGAAAAAACCTGCAAGACTCTCCTTATGCTGCTGTTCTTTAGCTTTTTGGCACTTACAGAAACATATAACTATTTGCTATCCAGGTTTCAGCCCGTGCTtccctctttccctcctccAGACTCACTTCACACTTCACTTCACCACCCCCAGCTCTCCTGTACAGATTACCACTCAGCACTTAATGAGGGGAATCTCATTAGCCATGGCAGGGAATGCACCCGATGACTCACGTGTTTGTGAGGAAGATTTAGAGGCAATGGCTGATGTCATGTTGAGTGACGCATGCATGCATTCACAGGCCTGACATCAGCTTATTTGTGTTACACTTTCATGTG contains:
- the LOC114448149 gene encoding complexin-3-like — protein: MESVVRVKKSLRTPIRKLASCVSRVKERKLCAKRRNERGRGRRGGGGGGCSGRLGKNPPLWTAHPKDPSVIRSYQADLEKERRLREAMNAQKNAQRAAMRSHFRRKYRLSENPKDTNHLRTVGGKVSLPHELSKIIHPKTKTKDDGFNLLSAFQGLSFNTAALTGRKHSRTSYTPTPTNGAACKIM